The genomic segment aaggatgaggatgaggaggaggatgaagccGTACGAGGCTGTTGCTGCGAAGCGAGTGATGATGCTGGGCAGgctgaaggaaggagagagagagagggagagagagagagagagaagcccacgccatccatccatccacacacactgtgatgcgCAGGGGTCCCCTCCCCCcatgcaaaaaggaaaaacctCACGAGCACATTAACGCCTTCATATCTGGAGGGTTTGTCGCAGATTGTGTGCACATCTGCGCCAAACCCCCTTTTTAAACTCATCTGGCGCTTTGTCCGCATCCAGAGGCTCATGTGAGGTTTGCGCATCAAATGATTACAAACGCATTTCTCATCAATTACATTTATAACTGTGTATGTTCCATGCATCCTCTCACACATGCGCACCCAAACACCTCGATGTCCCCTCCTCTGATTTTTACCAATTCACGATTTAACGCACGTTGGAATTAAAATCGTGcgcacaggcagcacacacacacacacacacgtgcgagCACACCTGACTCCGGTTGTCATGCCAACCACTTGCCATATTCTTGATCCCCTTTCACTGCATCAAGTCTTTGCCACCAACACACGCGAGGATTCCCTGACAGAGTAATGCACCTCTTATAAACCGTTTATATATAATGTGCAGCAGGACCTTTGTCTGTACGGCTCCAGCTGGGAGGAAAATGATGGAAACTGTGAAGATGCTTATGACAAGAAAAAGCCTGAAACTAATTCCTGTGGTTGTTAATGATCTGCAGGTTTTATTGGATGgtgtgagagggggggggaaagAAACTCTTTTACCATGTGTCCATGTCGTCAGAAAGAATGgagcaaaacaaactgctctGGCTTCTGCTCCTTGAGCCAGTGGTTAATTTAAAAGTAAGAGTAAAGTGCACAGTGAACAAACCCATTAGTATTGTTGCTTAAGCAGGTGAGATGTAAACTTCACATGTTGAGATCATCTATTATATCTAATTGTTGTGTTTGAGTACAAAACCTAATGCTACTTAGTTTATCAACATGATTAAGTAGCATGATGTTTTAGAGAATTGCTAACCGACCCAAAAATTACTTTGACCACCATCTGGAGAGGACTTTTTAAGAGCAGTTTGGATTTGCGCCAAACATaagtcctctaaatatgtctgatttttttcatcacgatcgatgaattattctgagaaatcaacaaaaatgttgaaaagtaaCCCATCTTgctatgttaaagaaaaataaaccttaGGTCAGGCCCCATCCCTACACAAaattttgtgtaatcctgttgacAAAGTAACACATGCAGAAGAAAATTAGCTCAAAGATAATACTAATGGTTAGGATAGACCTATATACAGTTGATGGGATGGAACTATTCTACTTAATTTCTGCTGCATCTTGTgatataaagatttttttttacatttatttaaaagttaaaaatttTAGCTCTTCtgttttacagaaataaaaaaatgtccaatGATCCAAAACTTGTACTAAAAACTTTATTCACCAAAAGGTCTTTCATCTGTACAATGACCAAAGAAATACAAAGAGGTGGTTAAATTATTCTGGCGATAACAAATTTAAGTAGATCTGaagatgttaaaaataaaaaagcaaaaagagacTCCTTTTTCTGCCGTCTGCGGAGGACTAGGGGGGCATGGGTGCTCTCATGGGAATGCGTGGTGGGACACCAGGGGGTCTTGGTGGCATCGGAGGTCCTCTCTGGAAGCCAAACGGAGGTGGACGTGGAGGACCGGCTCCGTAGCCGGGTGGAGGCATGGGTGGAGGACCTCTCATACCTGGAAGCACAGGTGGACCTTGCATAAGACAACAAGTGGCCAGAACAAGAGAATACCTCCCTATGTTGAATGTCTATGTTGTCTGTGTCGGGCTGAATGATATCACCTGTGAGTCGTGTTGGATGATGCAACGAAGGCAGACTGAAtcataatattaaaatgtaaattaaaagatgaGACGAAAGCACTGAAGCTTTCATCTGTGCTACTTAATCGTTTTAAAGATTGTAAATCCTAAACAAGCTTTGTCGATACTCTTGACATTTAAAAGCGCTGTAAAACCTCAGGGGGAGATGGTGAGACGAGGAGCCGCCAGGAACGAGAGAACGTGGAATATTGATTTTACAAAGCGAGTTGTGGTGAATATGTTTAGCTTCAGCATTGAATTGGgatcatttaacatttaaaagttcCACATCAGCCATAATTAACTCAACTGTGTCTCATCTTATCTTGTTCGACCTATAGAGGACAAAAGACCACCCCTCACTCCATTCATCAGTCTTTACTGCTGTTCAATGGTTGGACAACAAATTTGGTTACAGTCGTCATGGTAACGTGGGTATGTGTCAATACTAAAAATCATTAACGCTATTTTGCATAATACAGATACAAGGAGGAAAGATTATTGACCGTTAGTTCTTttacagaatttttttttttttaaatcaaaagtatttttctttttaatagcAGACTGTTAGTGAGGTTTAAGaggcttttatttaaaaacaaagaaacacagcgCTCACCCATGGGAGGTCCATATGGTGCTCTGGGTGGCATGCCCAtaggagggggagggggcatGCCAGGAGGCAGCGGTGCACGTTGCTGATTTGAtcctggaggagcaggaggaggcacCATGCCAGGAGGAGCGGGAGGAGGCATGGGCATCTGTGGCATACCTGTGTGACAGAAGCAATGAAGTTTGCTGTGTTTACATCATATGCTGGAATAAACTGCTATGACTTGAAAATATAAGTCCAGTCAAACCAAAATAATACAGAGAATCACAACTGCAATTTATGGgcaaaaagctttttaaacaaacaattgATTTCTGATATTAAATGTCCGTCAGATTTACTCACTTACTTCATTCATTATGTAACTTTTAACAAGTCATTACCTGGATGCATGCTGCCAGGAGGGAAGGGTGGTGGGCCGGGTGGGGGTCCACCGCCACCACCCTGTGAGCCTGGTGCCCCTGCGTTTGGAGGCATGGCCATAGAGGGGGGCATTGATGGAGGCATCGATCCAGGAGGTGGAACAGGAGGGAAAGCACCAGGGGGTGGCATGCCTGAACAGAAACAAGTTGTATGTacaatataaattataatttcaAATTACAACAGTTAAGCCGTTTGACTgattaacaaataaaacatacaaatgttGCTGATTACAGCCCAATGAAACGTAACCAAAGGAAATAAAGGCACGCTAAAGATTTAGATGTAAGACTTTGCcacaatattgtgtttttgtaccaAGGTAGGAACACTTACCTACCAGACATTTTAtactttgttaaaaaaaaaagatttttggaTTAGACTGGTTGAGAGTCCAGCAACAGTCTTGTATATCCAAGAGGAAATTAGCACTGGACAACAGGAGGAAACGTAActtacaaaaaacacaaagcgaACAAAGATATACAGATACGACTACTACTACACACCTCTTTGTTTCACCATATAATATTTTCTACAGGCTGTGCCCTGATATTATCAGGTAGTAGTTGCTTTCTCATTCTTAGATGATAACTTAAAATGTTCCACGACATGAATAGTGCAGGTAAAAAAAGTCCTACTGAGGTGGATGGAAACGAAGGACATCTTACACTGTTTAACATCTACCTTGCATAACAACTCTCATTCATTCATACCTGGCATGGGCATCCCAGCTCCCATTGAGGTCAGGACCGGTGTCGGAGCGCTCAGTGGCGGGGGAGCGTCTGCAAACAGCTGGTGAGGCCTGTCTGCCTGGGAGAGAGGGTTCTGTGCAGCCAGGAGTCGCTCTGCAGCTGAGCCGTGTCGCTCTCCCTTCGAATCCTTTTTGAAGGCgtaggacactgtgatgggccTGTTGCAGAGGTACTGGCCGTTCATTGCCTCAATAGCAGCATCTGATGCGTCAAAGCTGGCGAAATTGATGAAAGCATAACCTTTGGAGTTGCCAGTGTCCGGATCTCGCATGATCTTTGGCGTCTGCAGGATTACGCCAAAGGCACTGAATGTATCGTAGAGCAGTTTCTCGTCGATTTCCGGGTCCAGGTTACCAATGAAGATGTTTGCTCCCACATCCAAGTTTTTGTTGTGCGCCGAGGCCTTATTAACTCGAATTGGTTTGCCATAGAGCTTTATCATATTCATGATCTTGATGGCATAGTCAGCATCCTCTTCACTGAGGAACTCCACAAAGCCATAACCTGAGGAGAAAGATAAAACTTTCAGCTCCATAATTGTGATACATGTAGGCTTAATGAGTGTTTTTCCAtccacatcagacatgttgctATCTTACCAACCAAAGGTTTAATTCATGTTGTTTGATACTCACCCTGATGTTGGCCTGTGACTCTGTCtttgggcatgtgtgtgttgaccaCAGGACCAGCCTGCAGGAAAAGCTCCCATAGTAACGGCTCGGATACTTTCTCATCCAAGCCGCCAACATAAACAGTGGCGtctgaaaaaaaattaacaaattTTAAAGTCCGAATACAAATCAGTTGAGATGCATACCGCCTGGTTGGTGGTGGTTTACATACTTATCATGTAAAGATATCAAATACCTGCTTGTCACAGGTTCAATTTAAAAGATGATGTTAGCTATTCATTGTTTAGAATCACTGCAAAATGAATACTGTGCAGAGCATTAATTTGAACTCTGGTTAACCATGACATAGCTTTGTACTTAATTTTGGCATTTAACAGAgtaaacaattacattttagtAAAGTTATTAACTACACAATTGGACTTTTGCATAACATaaacatgtcacattttaatataatgcTAAGTATCTATTTTGTTTATAAAGGATGATATAAGCAACAATGACACTAGCTACTGGAATTGTCAATGGAAACAGTCTGGCCTAACATCCATGATAATAACACTGAAGACTCCATATCTCCAGCCTTAGCTTCAAAACATACTATGTAAAAGCACACTGGACAAAACGACACCAAAGTACAATGATACACACAAGTTTGATCATTTTTTTAGTCAGTCAAACAGAAGAAGCTGTTAGCTCTAACTAGTTAGCTTGATGGGCTAGCTGCTAGCCACTTACAACGTAGCCCTTCTTCTGATATGCTAACAACAAGAACCGCCACAGTTAACAAATCAATGAATAAAATCAGGGGCACGTCTGACTTCTTCAGCAGCAAGTAGAAGAgaggagataaaataaaacaattcgACTAAGGAGGTTAAATTAGCGGCAAACAAAGCTAACGACGACTGAGCACTTCCATGTGATCGAGTCGTTGTTGAACGATCGCTAACGCGGCGGCCAACGAGGCTAAGCCCACCCGGGTGAGGATTTTAAAGTGTGGCGCACAAACAGGTTCATACACGAGCCACACGACGGAACGAAACGTGGATTAAAATGGAGAAGTTACCTTGGTTTCTTTCTGAGATTGGTCCCGCTGCCATGTTGAATGAACAACGGAGGGCGAGCGTGTTAAACTGAGGGCCCGCCTCTTCCTGCGCTGTCTACCGGAAACGGaagtaaacacaaataatatgataaataataaaatgttcatattttggTGCAGGAAACACATTTGAGCATAAACAGGAAGATACTACCAGCAATAGTCATAATAAttgtaatactactactaataataataataataataataaagaagtcacatagcacctttcaaaacacaaccAAGGTGTTTTAcgaattaaaaatgaataaaagaaggaaaacaataaaactattaaaagcaatttgaagatAACACAGTAATAGACAACATTGGAGCTCAAATATACAGATGAGAAAGATACAAAAATAAGtatgaaatcattaaaaaatagTTGGTAAAATCCGatttaaattatacatttttaaaaaagggaagACCTCAAGAATAGAGAAAAGTCACTCATAAAAATGTGTGTAAGAGAATGAGTTTGCCGGCGTAAGTCAAGTGAAAAAGTCATGACATGAACGGTTCATCACTTAATCACCACATTGTTTCTGTGGTTAGATACAGTGTGTGGTTTTAAGCGTCTTGCCAAAGTTCTTGTGTGATGTAGGAAGTCTCATGTAATCCCACACTGATTCCATGAAGTTGAGATCAGACTGTGGGGGCTCCACCATCTGCTGCAGGACGTTTTGTTCTCTATGTGGCTGATGATGGTTCTTTTACGTGACTCAGGCTGCTTGTGGTCGTAGTCATGGTTAAGAATTTAAATTTAGAGAGCTTTGAATGTTTGTACAGTGGTGTAAGGTAAGTAAAGCAACAATACACTGTACTGCAAGGGATTGATTGAGATATAATTATTAGGCTAGGGTCCATTAAGCTTGCTGTAATTAAGTTTTGGTAACactgaagagaagagaagagattaAATACGGATTAATTGGAGACATAATCTTTTTGTTATTTGGACTTTGCCTTATCTGCCCATCAGTACTTATATGAAAAGGGCAGTTTATTGTATTGCAGTCTTTAGAAAATTATATTCTAATTTTGAATTGATGTGTGGTCATAACGATAATATGTAATTCCCAGAACCTTTTtcgaaaatgtctggaaaagcAATTAAATCATTTGCAATCTCATTACTTATTCCTTGTTataaatgacaataataatcTTTGTACTAAACAGCATAAAAAGTGACATGACAAACCAGTAAAGTTTTGTATCAGCCAATTTATTACATCGTATAAATCTACTAAAATtataaacatgaaatacaaaatgttcATAGAAAATACATACAATAAGTGTCTTCAGGAACACTTCAAAAACAATACTGTATCGAATATGAAACatagaaaaacagaaattaatCAACAACATCATGCATTAAAGCCAAAAGATGAAAAGCCCAAGTTTGGTTGCTTTTTATAAAAATGGATAGCAAAAAAtatactgtttttaaaaagtcttcATTGATAATGATCACAAAGAAAGGTCAAAGGCATTTGTAAGAATGGAGCTCTGATATTAATGGCTTGTTGtcagaaatcaaacacacaataataataagcaTCTTAATTAGaggaaaaatgcaaaaacacataATTCAAGATCTCCAGCCTCATTCCTGTAACCAGCTCATTTAAAAACTAGATACGAGTGCACCAGCACTAGAGCATGAAGTCGGACTTAAAATCGCTTCACGGGACGATACAATCACTGAAAATCAATCTTTGCTTAATTCTTGCTGCATCCATATTTTGTGAGCCAAGTACCAAATCAACAATATATAATGGTTATAAATGTATAACAAACGTAGTGAGATTTAATAAATCCTTCATAAGAACATATTAAGGTATTGTAACAGTAATATAGCGAGTAATCTGCACGCTACAACATGTAATGTAACATCACCTTTACATGTAAGACAAAAGACGTAAAGCAGAGTAGCTCTAACTTTTAAAGACCCAATTAAATGGAGTTTAATGAGTCTAACCACAACAGGCTACCAATTTACTTGAAGGCACAATGATCCCAGAGAGAAATACGGCAATAGAATATTAAAACAGATCTGGCTTTAAACCTACAAACCTTCCTGCcccctttgttttttatttgcaggcGGCCAACATTTCATGTAATCAGTTTCTGCTGTTGACAATCTAACAATGAGCAGAAGCACGAGCCCTCCCGCTGTTTAACTCGCATAACTCACTGcccacatttttctttcaaaccaGAGCTGAACCTTATCAATTTAACTCTCACTCCCCTTTCATGGGGTCTTTAAAAGGTGACTCTTTAAAATGCCTTCATTCttataatgtaataaaaaatacatttttagatATGTTATACAGGGAAATAAAAGgatatcacatttacagtataAAACAGATCAGGTCCTTCtatgtaaaatattcaaaaggTGATTAAGTGCGAGTTACATTTTAGCTTGTGGACGTTCACCAGCACAGCTAAGAACCGAACTCTGCTTCCAATATCATGAAAACCATAAACCACAAGCACTGGTGCTATTTAGCATTGACGACAATGACTCACACGTGACTCACACATGGTAAATCATCTTGTTAAAAAGCCACGACTTCGATCCTTGTGTGGCTGTTTGTTGTCGTCGATGAGACTCTTGCCAGCTCTTCTGATCTCCTccacatgacaaacacaaactgtatcACGGCGAAATCCTATCACCTGAACAGCTCGTGTGGTTGAGAGCGCACTGAGAATAAACATTCAGCTAGTGTCATGGTCACCGAGTATATAATGAACGCTAGAATAGTTCACAAACAAAGATAGATAAAACAAAGCGATGGTCCCCcattggatttttttaaaacctgagCTGCTGTCGGATCAGTCTCCTGTTGAAGAATTATTTCAATAGTGTCGCCAACTTAAACTTTGTGCTGTGCTTACATTATAAGGGATTTTTTTATCCCTTTAAttgctgttttaaaatgatctgTTTATTAGTGGTCACAAGTTACTTGCTGTCAGGCTTTTGAGATTCTTGTTTGTATTCTCTTTTGCTACTTTTTCACCACTTTGACTGCATGTAGTGTAAGTGAACGCTCCCAAAACACTTAACAAACACATTGATCTGATTTACAAATGATCTTTACCTCATACgtgtttggttttgttggtCATTTTACCTCATGACCTGTACATTCACACATGAAAGGCAGGTTATATTTCTTACAGTCtgaaataaagaacaaaaacatgtattaCCCCGTAAGCTGGTTCGCCAAGTTTACAAGTAGTTTATAAAAAAGTAGTTTTCCTGTAATCACTAGGCACAAAGAGGTAACAGCTATAGTGGCGggtgtttgttttgtggtgGGATGTGCATACTGTAGAATCAAGGGCTGATTACCTGGTCCTCGTGACGACACATATGATacaaaggattttttttttaaatcagacgAAATGTTCAATACTGTTACCAGGAATCCTGTGGAGTGTGAAAGCATGATTCCATGTGCCAGGTTTAGCGTGATGGCAGGGTGGCGGTGTTGGCCGCATTGAGCTGACCCACGGCTAACATCAGGatgtctttcttctctttgtaaAAACGCAGTTCTCTGCCCGCCAGTCTGGCATCCTCCAGTTCCCGCTCTGTGGAGGCCAGCTCCTGCGCAATGGTGCTCGCCACGCTCTGCTCGCGGTTCACCCAGTCGGCCGCCATCTGAGTGCGCATGTCGTCGTCCAGAGCCCGGTGGGAATAGTGAGCCAGCACCTCCTGCAAAGTTCAGTCATATAGATGAGAGAGTCATTTACATCTTCTGCAGTGTAAATAAGCagtgttatttatattatttacttTTCAGGTGAAGAATAATGTCTTTGGTGCGTCACATGTCAGGTAACCAACCTAGAAGTTAAACTCTCAGAAGTTAAACTAAAGTTATATTTTCTAAACTTTGAAGGTTACAGGTTACTGTTACTATCAATTTTACAGGCATTGTTATGATTAACTTGCACacgttttaaattatttatattgtgcGCATGCAAATATTGGAAgggacagtgtgtagaattgagtgacatctagtaatgaaattgcatgttgcagctgaatgcccctcacctcaccctccccttcaaaacatgagagaacctgtggaggccttcagttttcataaaaactcaaaaggtgttcagtttgtAGAGTTtaaactactgtaaaaaaaacatggcagcctccatagagaggaccccgttgatgtaaatatgaagtatttaaatataaaggccccattctagggtaaagaacagtacagtaaaaaacaaggcatatttagaggactgatatctatgagtgtgtgtaatttggtgcactTTGGTTGAATTTAATGGGAGGTTGGACCTTGGCGGCGGTATGGGCTCTAGTGGGTTTAATTCTAGTTCAGGAACGTTAGAATTAACAAAGAACTTCCTCTTTGGTGTCCTTATTATTTTCCAGCCAGCCGCTGCTCTCATGCTGAGAGGGAGAAATGGGTGATCTATGTGGAACAGTACAGACCTGTCATGTAATTACTTCACTGAAAACCACCACTGTACTTGGATAATTGAACCCGTCTGGGAAGTGGGCGAGGATCACATTCAGTACCTGTCGGGAACACTGTCGCTCTCTCATTGCTTTGAGGCTTCCATTCCAGTGCAGTAGCTGAAACACAGTCATCAGCTCCTGgaggcacaaacacagcagagccaGCGTGAGACCAAACTCTCTTCACAGCACACAACATTTAGTAATTCAGTTATTCAAACCATGCCTTCTACATTCCAGTTAGAAATGAGGTCAAGATGTTAAGGTCACATGTGGGCTGTAACTACATGTATGTGCACACTAGACGCCCACGAGCTGCGTTGCTGTGTCTAAGGAGCATCAAATTTGACTTAACACGACACAGACATTCCTGATTTATATGCACCTGAAACTCCAGCATGGATTTTCCTTTGTTGGACTCAAGCATGAAGCGAAACGCTCCAATTCCTGTGTTGGGATTGTCggcctcctctctgtttccctgTGAAGCACAACAAGCGGTTAATGAGCATATGGTGTGTTGCTTGACTCATATAGTATTTCATGGCTCACGTATATACTTGGACTTTGACGTCAGTTTCAGACAGTGAGGAGGATAACTACAATTTCTGATGCATGTACTGTTTTTTGCACAATGATATTGTTAATGTACCCTGTAGTCCTCCCAGTGGTTTCACGCTCTTCTTCTGATCTATTGATGTTTGGtaaaaaaatgcagattttttttcaatatttaataaacaTCAGCTTAGCAATGTTTTATGAGCAAGAAAATCTAATCCACACGTTGCCAAAGACTTAAAGATACGCTCCGCGTTTGCATTGAGCAACTTTGTTTACAACACAGAGTATCTTGTTAATGTCTCTGTGACATCCTCAATATTTTGCTTTCAGAATTGTATTTTCCGTAAATCAGTTTTCTTCCTCAAGAGATTTATTGCATCTGTTTTTGATAGAACTAAATTGGAGCCATCTTGACTCAAGCGAGTCTTTCGGGGAGCTCGTCCAAGTCACACATGAACTTCACATATGAGGAAGGCAGAGGGAGATTGTCCGAGGTCAGACACGTTTaaagcaactgactcggacatttgtattctcacatagAGCTGCTCTATAGTACCAGTATGGAGGTCCAGAAATCTGTATGTGACTTTGCTTCCCACTGACCAACAGCTTGATACTACAACTAACAACAATTTGAAGCGAGTTACCGTAACTTACATTGAAAGAGGCGAGAGCCTCGCTCACGCTCTTCTCAATGAAGTCGTCTGTGATGCGACGGGAGGGATGTTCATTGAAAACAGAGTTCATGAGGGCGATCTTGGCAGCGCTGCGTCTTGCCTCTGCTTTGGTGGGACAGAACTGTCAAACAGTGAACAAAACATGCATCAGCGGTCAGATACAAGCAGAAATACAGATGTACTGTGAAGAAGGCTGGAGAACAACAGTGTTTATATCCAACTTTGACTgtctataaagatggacgacatgacggttCCCCAAAAAGGAAGCTAAAGCATATTGGTTGCTGTCTGTTGGCTGGCTGCataaaaagacatagtataaaccaaatctcctccatgttagaggATGGGATATGGATgaaacaaagatgttttttttcattctacGTAGTTCTTATCACAAAGATGTTTATTCATGtctccaaatgacatcattggtgcaagatggcagcgtttgcaTCTTGGagaatttggcttcatttctgaatagtgggaggaggcggagacgtgttgtccatcttaACATACAGAATATGTCATGTTAGCTACAATGTGCACAGATCCTAATTTActgttttctagtcttgattTTGGATCCATCTTTAGGATGTGATGGTTGCAGGCATGTTTGGATTCTGTAACTTTGTAACATGGAATGACCATTTTTCACACAGCATGAAGGATTTCTCCATCACATAGAAACAGTGCAGTTACTGTACCTGGAAACTTCCGAAGCAGCTGCCTCCTGGAAGACTAACATAGCAGACATATGGCGGGCTGTTGGACGGGACCATTTCATAAACAACTAAAGCTCCGTTGCGCAGATCAGCCCCTCTGGTCAGCTTCATCTGCCAAAACTCCTGTAAAGCCTCCACCACGTTTACTGCAGGGAACAGATATAAATAAACTGTCACACTGAGATACATCAAATCAGACTTTTATTATTAACCCTATTTAGCAGTAAAATATTTTAGTGGCTGGAAATCGGAATGCTTTTTGTGCTCAGCTTAAGTGCCGTCTGTCTCTGGCCGTGCTCTGTAACATCCTCTCTAAGATGGATGGGCTGGGGGGAAGGTCATTTCAAGGATGCCAGGGGATTTTCCTGAAAATATTTATGTGGCTGCCTAAAGGAAATACTGCATCACCTCAGTGGAGCTGCTCACTTAAAGAAACACACCCTCAGCCCCGAACTTTCATAAG from the Paralichthys olivaceus isolate ysfri-2021 chromosome 20, ASM2471397v2, whole genome shotgun sequence genome contains:
- the lix1l gene encoding LIX1-like protein, coding for MESNLLPDSIRPQRLQPGIGFGSGPTGTLRSSSLRPGVTVPIAPLLPSPASLAASCGPPPPPPPLQLHSLYGGIGAGLGPGAAGHCNPGNPAVLKEAVEAVVRSFAKHTQGYGRVNVVEALQEFWQMKLTRGADLRNGALVVYEMVPSNSPPYVCYVSLPGGSCFGSFQFCPTKAEARRSAAKIALMNSVFNEHPSRRITDDFIEKSVSEALASFNGNREEADNPNTGIGAFRFMLESNKGKSMLEFQELMTVFQLLHWNGSLKAMRERQCSRQEVLAHYSHRALDDDMRTQMAADWVNREQSVASTIAQELASTERELEDARLAGRELRFYKEKKDILMLAVGQLNAANTATLPSR
- the sf3b4 gene encoding splicing factor 3B subunit 4 — encoded protein: MAAGPISERNQDATVYVGGLDEKVSEPLLWELFLQAGPVVNTHMPKDRVTGQHQGYGFVEFLSEEDADYAIKIMNMIKLYGKPIRVNKASAHNKNLDVGANIFIGNLDPEIDEKLLYDTFSAFGVILQTPKIMRDPDTGNSKGYAFINFASFDASDAAIEAMNGQYLCNRPITVSYAFKKDSKGERHGSAAERLLAAQNPLSQADRPHQLFADAPPPLSAPTPVLTSMGAGMPMPGMPPPGAFPPVPPPGSMPPSMPPSMAMPPNAGAPGSQGGGGGPPPGPPPFPPGSMHPGMPQMPMPPPAPPGMVPPPAPPGSNQQRAPLPPGMPPPPPMGMPPRAPYGPPMGMRGPPPMPPPGYGAGPPRPPPFGFQRGPPMPPRPPGVPPRIPMRAPMPP